One Rosa chinensis cultivar Old Blush chromosome 5, RchiOBHm-V2, whole genome shotgun sequence genomic region harbors:
- the LOC112202849 gene encoding UDP-glycosyltransferase 88F3 → MAGMKQSIVLYPASPGSHHMVSIVELGKLISQRHPNLSITVLLDTSSPLAKSSYINHLLSSNSDPDQARISFFTLPALNLPQPDAQTRPERVHQLRLQTVPSVLQALKTISLTSKVLAFITSLWHHPYDPEIPTYYYFTSCASVLALFLYFPTVHDQTPESFKDRNDDVVEYPGLPALRGSQMPDPILDRNEAEYDFFLYFASYLPKAKGIITNTFQELEPRAIKAIKEGVCVPNHQTPPLYHIGPLISDSENRSIQGGSPMPTNCSTLWLDKQPSRSVVFLCFGSRGTFSEEQFKELAIGLERSKLRFLWVVKSQLDLEVLMPQGFLERTKDRGLVVTSWAPQVAILSHESVGGFVTHCGWNSITEAVTYGVPMVAWPLYAEQEVNSVVLVEEMKLAIPIFEVPSKSKQGSVSADEVEKKVLRLMDMESDEGKSLRERCQAVKAMGLAAWRNGGSSFTSFSELVSSWMH, encoded by the coding sequence ATGGCGGGAATGAAACAAAGCATAGTGTTATACCCAGCATCACCTGGATCGCACCACATGGTTTCCATAGTCGAACTAGGAAAACTCATCTCCCAACGCCACCCCAACTTGTCCATAACAGTCTTGCTCGACACATCTTCCCCTCTCGCCAAATCCTCATACATCAACCATCTTCTCTCTTCTAACTCTGATCCCGATCAAGCCCGCATCTCCTTCTTCACTCTCCCCGCACTCAACCTCCCCCAACCCGACGCCCAAACCAGACCCGAACGCGTACACCAACTCAGGCTTCAAACTGTCCCCAGTGTCCTCCAAGCCCTCAAGACCATCTCTCTCACTTCCAAAGTCCTCGCCTTTATCACGTCACTATGGCATCACCCTTACGACCCTGAAATCCCAACTTACTATTACTTCACCTCCTGCGCCTCTGTTCTTGCTCTGTTTCTGTACTTCCCCACTGTCCATGATCAAACGCCGGAGAGCTTCAAGGACCGAAACGACGACGTTGTTGAGTATCCGGGATTGCCAGCGCTCCGAGGCTCCCAAATGCCGGATCCTATTCTCGACCGCAACGAGGCTGAATATGATTTCTTTCTCTATTTTGCTTCCTATCTTCCAAAAGCGAAGGGAATTATAACAAACACCTTCCAAGAACTTGAGCCTCGAGCAATCAAGGCCATAAAGGAAGGTGTTTGTGTTCCTAATCATCAAACCCCGCCGTTATATCACATCGGGCCGTTGATTTCCGACTCTGAAAATAGGTCGATCCAAGGCGGTTCGCCTATGCCAACTAACTGTTCCACGTTATGGCTGGATAAGCAGCCGAGCCGGAGTGTGGTGTTCTTGTGCTTTGGAAGCAGAGGTACGTTTTCTGAAGAGCAGTTTAAGGAATTGGCTATAGGCTTGGAGAGAAGCAAGTTGCGATTTTTGTGGGTTGTGAAGAGTCAACTGGATTTGGAGGTACTAATGCCACAAGGGTTCTTGGAGAGGACCAAAGATAGAGGTCTTGTAGTCACATCTTGGGCGCCACAGGTTGCTATTCTAAGTCATGAATCTGTGGGTGGGTTTGTGACTCACTGTGGGTGGAACTCAATCACTGAAGCAGTGACTTATGGAGTGCCTATGGTGGCTTGGCCTTTGTATGCTGAGCAGGAAGTGAACAGTGTGGTGTTGGTGGAGGAAATGAAGCTGGCAATACCGATATTTGAGGTGCCGTCGAAGTCAAAACAAGGGTCGGTGAGTGCAGATGAGGTGGAGAAGAAGGTATTGAGGTTGATGGACATGGAGTCGGACGAAGGGAAAAGTCTAAGAGAAAGGTGTCAAGCTGTCAAGGCAATGGGTTTGGCTGCTTGGAGAAATGGCGGCTCATCCTTCACTTCTTTTTCAGAGCTGGTAAGTTCTTGGATGCactga
- the LOC112166633 gene encoding wall-associated receptor kinase-like 22 — translation MALNPCQNGECLNSPSGYSCLCHKGYKHNGISCIKDDSERRFKIVLLRFVSLVGGSTLGLIFLSIAAWWLVQVIKKRKNKKRKEKFFKQNGGLVLEQQSSSGDQANVQKIKLFNSRELEKATDKFSIDRILGQGGQGTVYKGMLMDGQIVAVKKSKIVNGGEVQQFINEIVILSQINHRNVVKLLGCCLETEIPLLVYEFLPNGTLSQYINGQDEEFPLTWGTRLRVSTEVARALSYLHSAASIPIYHRDIKSTNILLDAKYRAKIADFGTSRSISIDQTHLTTLVHGTFGYLDPEYFQSSQFTEKSDVYSFGVVLVELLTGQKPVSMMRSQESRSLATHFLLSMEQNRLFDILDAQVMKDGSKEEIIAVANLAQRCLNLNGRKRPTMKEVAVELEGVQLAVKDAVHVQQNLVEEGDVGTDEITTEAYCDVVSTSIGPFTDGGTTGSLSDEQPLLFYNTQ, via the exons ATGGCTCTAAACCCCTGCCAGAATGGAGAGTGCTTAAATTCACCTTCAGGTTACTCTTGTTTATGTCACAAAGGATACAAACACAACGGCATCAGTTGCATCAAAGATGATTCCGAAAGACGGTTCAAGATCGTTCTCCTGCGTTTTGTCTCATTGG TTGGCGGCAGTACTCTTGGACTAATATTTCTATCCATTGCTGCATGGTGGTTGGTCCaagtcataaagaaaaggaaaaacaaaaaacgaaAGGAGAAGTTTTTTAAACAAAATGGTGGTTTAGTATTGGAGCAACAATCATCTTCTGGTGATCAAGCTAATGTTCAAAAAATTAAGTTGTTCAATTCAAGGGAGCTGGAGAAAGCCACGGACAAGTTTAGCATAGATAGAATTCTTGGCCAGGGAGGGCAAGGTACTGTTTACAAGGGAATGTTGATGGATGGACAAATTGTTGCTGTAAAAAAGTCTAAAATAGTTAACGGAGGCGAAGTTCAACAATTCATTAATGAAATTGTGATTCTTTCACAAATTAACCACAGAAATGTGGTTAAACTATTGGGTTGTTGTTTGGAGACCGAAATTCCCCTCTTGGTCTATGAATTTCTACCGAACGGAACACTTTCTCAGTACATTAATGGCCAAGATGAGGAGTTTCCTCTTACATGGGGAACGCGATTGCGAGTGTCTACAGAAGTTGCTAGAGCTCTTTCATATTTACACTCGGCAGCTTCTATTCCTATTTACCACCGGGACATCAAGTCCACCAACATACTCTTGGATGCCAAGTATAGAgcaaaaattgcagattttgggACTTCAAGATCCATTTCCATTGACCAGACACACCTCACCACACTAGTACATGGAACATTTGGTTATTTGGACCCAGAATACTTTCAATCAAGCCAATTTACAGAAAAGAGTGATGTTTACAGCTTCGGTGTGGTCCTTGTTGAGCTCTTGACTGGACAAAAACCAGTTTCCATGATGAGATCGCAAGAAAGTAGAAGCTTAGCAactcattttcttctttccatGGAGCAGAATCGTTTGTTTGATATTCTTGACGCTCAAGTTATGAAAGATGGTAGCAAAGAAGAAATTATAGCAGTTGCTAACCTTGCGCAAAGATGCTTAAATTTGAATGGAAGGAAACGTCCTACTATGAAAGAAGTAGCAGTGGAACTGGAGGGCGTTCAATTGGCAGTCAAAGACGCTGTTCATGTTCAACAAAATTTGGTAGAGGAAGGAGATGTCGGAACTGATGAAATAACCACAGAGGCTTATTGCGATGTTGTTTCTACATCAATTGGTCCTTTTACAGATGGTGGTACTACAGGTTCTCTATCCGATGAACAACCACTATTGTTTTACAATACACAGTAG
- the LOC121049210 gene encoding wall-associated receptor kinase 2-like: MALRLSVVAVLLLLSAASTTTTTTAAPAQALTGCSDKCGNLTIPYPFGMKTDCLLRKEFFINCSHTTQPPTAYLMYSDLIVTNIYLDEGELQILNDVGRACYDEEGGYQTDRSIKPQLLLQPPYTISNTKNKFYAVGCDTSAIVNAFRGKEEFITGCMSICNSLGSVEKSCSGVGCCQINIPSGLYNLTVELNSFKNHTRIWNFNPCSYGFIAEEGLFNFSPSSFEDLNYSALLPMVANWAIGNEIDTCETAQKRLDYACNANSNCVNRPIDGSVGYLCQCLPGYEGNPYHPDGCQGDL, encoded by the coding sequence ATGGCGTTGCGACTCTCTGTGGTGGCAGTGCTACTCCTGTTATCGGCGGCTAGTACTACTACTACGACAACAGCAGCTCCTGCTCAAGCCCTGACTGGCTGCTCAGACAAGTGCGGCAATCTCACAATTCCATATCCATTTGGCATGAAGACGGATTGTTTACTTAGAAAAGAATTCTTTATCAATTGCAGCCATACCACCCAACCACCAACAGCATATTTGATGTACAGTGATCTCATTGTTACTAACATTTACCTTGATGAAGGTGAGTTGCAAATATTGAACGATGTAGGGCGAGCTTGTTACGATGAAGAGGGCGGCTATCAAACTGACAGAAGCATAAAACCTCAGCTCTTGTTGCAACCTCCATACACCATATCCAATACCAAAAACAAGTTCTACGCCGTTGGATGTGACACTTCCGCAATTGTTAACGCCTTCCGAGGGAAAGAAGAGTTCATTACTGGGTGCATGTCCATATGCAACAGTCTTGGCAGTGTGGAAAAATcttgctctggagttgggtgtTGCCAGATTAACATCCCCAGCGGGCTGTACAATCTGACGGTGGAATTAAATAGCTTCAAAAATCATACGCGTATATGGAACTTTAATCCCTGCAGCTACGGCTTCATTGCAGAGGAAGGCCTGTTCAATTTCTCCCCTTCGAGTTTTGAAGACCTGAACTACAGTGCATTGCTTCCAATGGTTGCTAATTGGGCAATTGGGAATGAAATAGATACCTGTGAGACAGCTCAAAAAAGGTTGGATTACGCATGCAATGCTAATAGCAACTGCGTCAACAGGCCTATCGATGGGTCTGTAGGTTACTTGTGCCAGTGCTTGCCTGGTTACGAAGGAAACCCCTACCATCCAGACGGTTGCCAAGGTGAtctttaa